In Papaver somniferum cultivar HN1 chromosome 9, ASM357369v1, whole genome shotgun sequence, the genomic stretch acttgttttgtttttctacCCATAGATGGAAAAACTCCGATAACTACAAGCTGTCTATCTATGAATGCTCTATAGTAGATATATCTACGAACAAAAGGATGAGGTAAGATTGTAACAAACCAGCATGATCATCAAAGAGAAGAATCAGAACCGTAGAATCGGAATCAAACTATAAACAGTTTGTAACTGTGCTGAATACAAGATTTATTAGTACTTAATTACTAACCGTGGTTGAAGTTCAACCAGTTAACTTTAGTTTGACAAATCAATATATATATGTGGTTCGTCAAATTCCATGACTGACGGACAAGATATTGATGAAATATAGGCGTTACTGGTAGTACTGCTAGTTGCACATGCAATTACTGGTAATATCTGAGATGATGGTTTAGGAGTTATTGGGGGCTCCCAAAACTTCACCAAATCTAGGCTATCTAGCAACAAGGTTCCATTCTTCATCATCCCCAGTATATAAGCAAATAGTAAGTTATACAACAATCTAACAATATATAGAGAATGATCAAAATAACAGAGATAAAAGAGTACTCTCTCGGAAGTAATCCCCCTCCTAAAAGCATTGGTCATTGGTCATATAATATAaaccacaaacaccagaaattagctaacgaagaagagaagagaggcaaaaaaaaaagaaaaaagacgcCAGTCCGTTACTTAGATGATGCTTCTACAGCTAATCTACTACAATGTCAGCCACCATATTTTTGTGGTAACTATTCCACCCCACCTGGGTCATCGTCTGTGTGACTCTACAACTGCCTGCCTCTCTTCATGCTGCTACAGGAAGGACATTTGTACTGCTTTATTGTCTCAGCTTTAGCAGGTGTTATCTTTACACACTTTCCATGGAACCACTTCTCGCAAATATCGCACCCGATCCAAAACTCATCTGCATTGTAATTACCTCCACAACTTCCACAAAGGGTTTCACTGTGTTCGTCCTCGTCCTCTCCATAAGCTTCGTCGGCATGTTTGGAATTGTGTTTTACCACCTGTCCGTCATTAGATCTCTGTTGAGAAACACAGAGAAGTTATGGAAGGTAGTTATAGAAATTGTTTCATACGAGAATGAAATATAAATTAGTATTATCCCAACCCTCACCTTTGTGCTGAGTCGAGATTTGCTTCCGCTATCCACACTAGGCTTTTCCTTTACAGGCTTCCTTTCTGCTACAACTTCGTAGACAGTGGGCATATCATTGATTAAGCTGAAAAGACGCTTCCTGTCAAACAAGCGAAGATTGAGTAGTGAGTAAAGACTACAAAAGCTTCATATAATGCACACCGCTACTTATAAGGTTGACAGAAAGCTTTATCTATGCTTCTGGCATGACTTGCCAAAATAAGTAAATGCTTACGTGTAAGACCTGTCTGATTACAGATAACAAGTTATTTACATGTAAGACTTGCCCACTTCCAGATGGGCCAGCTGTTTAAATGCAAGAGATGCTCTAAATGCCATTATTTTCAGATATTCTAACCCCCTAAACAAAATCAAGAAAAAGGCAGAGATATCCTGTAAGTACTAGAGCAGGGAATGACGGGAACGGGGCTGCACACAACCACAACATGAATACTGTTACAGATTTTCAAGCGTTGCTTCCATGATCATAGCATCAGACTTTAGGTCTTTAACTGCATATTCAGTGGGGTTGCATGGTACCCGTACCCGTCACCGCATTTCCTTAAGATAATAGTTTCATCTGGCAAACAAAGCTGCTTAGCAGTATCACCAAAACCAAGCTCATCCCCACGCAACAAGCCAATACTGTTATACTGCAACATAGTATGATGTTTTATGTTCATCGTACTTCCAAGCAAATTTCGAACACTTATTGTTATTAGCGAGATCCTTCTAATGGATCATGTGACACCATTCACGAAGTTTAGCCTCTCATTTACCTAGCTAGAGATGGAGCTATTGGGTTTTAAAGAACTATTGAAGAAGTTAGGGAAAAAGCTTACATCAGTAACATCTGAAGAGTTAACACGTAAATTAATGCAAGAACAAAATGTAACACTAATACACGTTCCGATCTGTTTATTACTTTCAAAGAAAGTTTCTTTATAAAAGTATTATCTGTTAATGAACTTTACAATACCAGTTATGAACACTAGAAACACATGAGCCAGCTGATATTAGGAAAATCCACGTTAAAGCATTTTCTTATCCTTGTAGATTTTAAGGTATCACCAAAAACAGATGGCAAATAAACTAAAACAAATTAAAATCCATTTTGCCAAGCATTAACTAATCTTAAGATCCCATTTTGGACAAAACCATGTATGCAAATATGTTAAATATttaaaagcagaattcagatgtcAACGTAACATCCTTATGGTTCCAGGGCTAGTTAAAATACAAACACGCATAGCACAAGAGGTATTAGTCTAGCATCATTCCAACAAAGACCAGACAACTTCTCCACCAACTTAAACTTATAGTTACATGGCATATGCCACATTGGACACATTAAAGAAAGTAAACAATGCTGAAAGAGTATTCCTAATAAAAGTATTCTCTGTTAATGTAACTTTAATTGCCACACACAAACACTAAAAACATGTGAAATCAGCAAATATCTGAGATTTCTGTAAAACATGTTTCTCATCTGAATCGCATTATAAGATACCATCCTAGTGGAaccaaatattaaaaaaaaaatcctaaaaaaacaccacaataaaGCCCATTTAGCAAGCGTTAACCAGCCAATTAAATTCGCCAATTAAATTCCAACTGGTACAAAACCAATTTTCACACAAATATGTTAGACCCTTAATTGCATAATAGTGCAATCAACATGTCATCCTCATGCTACCAGAGTGAGAGTTGTCTAGAACTGTTAGAATCTCTTAAACAAACACGAGGAAACTCCAAAACAGACTTGAACTAACGACTACATAAATGCAGAAGATGGACACCCTTACATCAACATGTCATCCTCAAGCGTATGGGGATGCTTTCCAGTAAAACATATAACATAGTCGTTATTTGTCTCTCATTACAGAACCAATAGAAATCGTTTTTAAACACGATGCAACTTGTGGACCAACATAAACTCATAAATTTGCCACATTGGACTCATAACGTAAAGCAAACTACGCCGACATGCTCAAGTAATTGAGAACAAATCTTCCAGACAGTATACAAAAAAACATGAACATAAAGCATAACATTCaacgaaaaacaaaaacaaatcgaACCTCtcattacggttaaaacgagctcCAAGATAGAAAGCAACGGAAAGCAACCAAGAATCACTGTGAACAGCAACCAGGGAAAGCCAATCCCTACGGTTCATTCCATCTCTAGCAAAGTTAATCCCCAAAGCTGGTTCAGGTAGCTCCGGTGGTACTTCTTCAGCTGGTAGAGTAACTTCCCAGCTCTCATTTGCATGTCCATATAAACACAAATTCTCCTTTTCTGAAAAACCCAAAACAAAATTGACCTAATTTCACGTAAATTGACCTAATTTCGAACAAAATTACCACCTAACCTCATCCGTAAAGCAAACACCTTCCTATCACCAAACcataaattacaaaaaaaaaattaggtctAAGTTTATTTTATTTACCTGGATCACAAAGGGCGTAGAACTCATCGACATctggaaagaagaaaaataaacacaaaacGAAGTTAAGCTAACACAGAAAAAGAGATCGGGATCAGTAAAAATTAGGTTTATAAAGGAGAGATTTTACAACAACAACATCCCACCGTAAGTTAAAGCTCTGACGATACCAGCTCTACGACCACTATAATCTTTAAAAATGTCTTCTACAGTACGAGGACTCGAGGAAATTGGAGCCATTTCCATGgctaaaaccaaaacaaaaaaaaaaagttttttttcttgagtTAAGAGATACAGATCTGAAAATATTAGAGCAAGATAGATCTAATCAGAATCAAGATTGGGGTTGTACGAAAGCAGGAGAAGAGAACATTATATTTGTCCGAAGTTTGAGTCAGAATttctaaaaactaaaaagaagagCGAGAAACAAATGGAAATTATGaagagacgaagaagaagaaaggttaaGGATAGCGAAGCTTAACTGCCAAGCGTATTTCGATTTTGCCCTTATTTTCGCTCAAGGACTGTATTCCCAAAACAAAAAGACTtgtaaaaaga encodes the following:
- the LOC113310358 gene encoding PHD finger protein ALFIN-LIKE 2-like, producing MEMAPISSSPRTVEDIFKDYSGRRAGIVRALTYDVDEFYALCDPEKENLCLYGHANESWEVTLPAEEVPPELPEPALGINFARDGMNRRDWLSLVAVHSDSWLLSVAFYLGARFNRNERKRLFSLINDMPTVYEVVAERKPVKEKPSVDSGSKSRLSTKRSNDGQVVKHNSKHADEAYGEDEDEHSETLCGSCGGNYNADEFWIGCDICEKWFHGKCVKITPAKAETIKQYKCPSCSSMKRGRQL